The proteins below are encoded in one region of Gaiella occulta:
- a CDS encoding IMP dehydrogenase yields the protein MEFELDREGKFGKEGLTFDDVLLVPAESAVLPNDVATLTRLTRTITLEIPIVSAAMDTVTEARLAIALAREGGIGIVHRNLSIADQAAEVDKVKRSEAGMIVEPVTLGPDDLVADALELMARYRVSGVPITDPDGILVGILTNRDLRFGARPGQRTRELMTSEHLVTAPVGTTLEEAAQILGRHKIEKLPIVDARGTLKGLITVKDIQKRERYPLATKDERGRLRVGAAVGVGTDALERAAALVAAEADVLVVDTAHGHSRGVIDVVRRIKQMSDVEVIAGNIATAEAAEALIDAGVDGIKVGIGPGCLAAGTRVLMADATYRSIEHIRPGDRVVNMNGDPVTVVHAWCTGVREVVGVRHGASPLETLVTPDHAYRVADLTTVASRSPAAAGHVRMLERPTRHGESTVRWQEIGGIERDLLLLPRHIAFELPDHLEIDLPEDAVRRETPERSVTRVGDSYALGFVLGTFLGGGRAFLDENGRSPAGSVSWCFGPAEREAADALVGAVREVTGVAPALVESGTTITIHLCSRPWAWLLAACGTRDERHLPHEYLCGNPSYLKGLHDGLVAGGGFVAADGGTCFRSTSLPLVELFNVLTFLLHGRFPDSRREEPNAGGLVGTSAGRCRAPFVSRLDGAHEKRPAGRYQLVKPLGVRDTGLAIPVYDIEVDCPTHSFVANNAIVHNSICTTRVVAGVGVPQVTAVYDCAEVAIRHGVPVIADGGITSSGDVAKAIAAGADTVMLGSMLAGTDESPGDVILVQGERFKEYRGMGSLGAMKARSFSKDRYFQGDVEDVDKLVPEGIEGRVPYKGPLAPIVYQLVGGLRQAMGYCGAPTIEAMKTASRFVRITGAGLRESHPHDVTISKDAPNYRRG from the coding sequence TTGGAGTTCGAGCTGGATCGCGAAGGGAAGTTCGGGAAGGAAGGCCTGACCTTCGACGACGTGCTGCTCGTCCCTGCAGAGTCGGCCGTCCTCCCGAACGACGTTGCCACGCTCACGCGGCTGACGCGCACGATCACGCTCGAGATCCCGATCGTCTCCGCGGCGATGGACACCGTCACCGAGGCGCGCCTCGCGATCGCGCTCGCGCGCGAGGGCGGCATCGGGATCGTGCACCGCAACCTCTCGATCGCCGACCAGGCCGCGGAGGTCGACAAGGTGAAGCGCTCCGAGGCCGGCATGATCGTCGAGCCGGTCACGCTCGGCCCCGACGACCTCGTCGCGGACGCGCTCGAGCTGATGGCGCGCTACCGCGTGTCGGGCGTCCCTATCACCGATCCCGACGGCATCCTCGTCGGCATCCTCACCAACCGCGACCTCCGCTTCGGCGCCCGGCCGGGGCAGCGAACGCGCGAGCTGATGACGAGCGAGCACCTCGTCACCGCACCCGTCGGCACGACGCTCGAGGAGGCGGCGCAGATCCTCGGCCGCCACAAGATCGAGAAGCTTCCGATCGTCGATGCCCGGGGAACGCTGAAGGGCCTGATCACGGTCAAGGACATCCAGAAGCGCGAGCGCTACCCGCTTGCGACCAAGGACGAGCGCGGGCGTCTGCGCGTCGGCGCCGCGGTCGGCGTCGGCACGGACGCGCTCGAGCGCGCCGCCGCGCTCGTCGCGGCCGAGGCGGACGTGCTCGTCGTCGACACCGCGCACGGGCACTCGCGAGGCGTGATCGACGTCGTGCGCCGCATCAAGCAGATGTCCGACGTCGAGGTGATCGCCGGCAACATCGCCACCGCCGAGGCGGCGGAGGCGCTGATCGACGCCGGCGTCGACGGCATCAAGGTCGGCATCGGACCCGGGTGCCTGGCCGCCGGGACGAGGGTGCTGATGGCCGACGCGACCTATCGCAGCATCGAGCACATCAGGCCCGGCGACCGCGTCGTCAACATGAACGGCGACCCGGTCACCGTCGTCCATGCCTGGTGCACCGGCGTGCGGGAGGTCGTCGGTGTCAGGCACGGCGCCTCTCCCCTCGAGACGCTCGTCACGCCCGACCACGCCTACCGTGTCGCCGATCTCACCACCGTCGCCTCACGCTCCCCGGCAGCGGCGGGACATGTGCGCATGCTCGAGCGGCCGACACGCCACGGCGAGTCCACGGTGCGCTGGCAGGAGATCGGCGGGATCGAGCGCGACCTGCTCCTCCTTCCACGCCACATCGCCTTCGAGCTGCCCGACCACCTCGAGATCGATCTGCCGGAGGACGCCGTGCGACGGGAGACGCCGGAGCGCTCCGTCACGCGCGTCGGCGACTCGTACGCGCTCGGGTTCGTGCTCGGCACGTTCCTCGGGGGCGGCCGTGCCTTCCTCGACGAGAACGGCCGCTCGCCGGCCGGGAGCGTCTCGTGGTGCTTCGGCCCTGCGGAGCGCGAGGCGGCGGATGCCCTCGTCGGCGCCGTGCGCGAGGTGACCGGGGTCGCGCCGGCGCTCGTCGAGAGCGGCACGACGATCACGATCCACCTCTGCTCCCGCCCGTGGGCATGGCTGCTCGCGGCATGCGGCACGCGCGACGAGAGGCACCTGCCGCACGAGTACCTGTGCGGCAACCCGTCGTATCTGAAGGGTCTGCACGACGGTCTCGTCGCGGGCGGCGGCTTCGTCGCCGCCGACGGGGGCACGTGCTTCAGGAGCACGTCGCTGCCCCTCGTCGAGCTCTTCAACGTCCTCACGTTCCTCCTACACGGACGCTTCCCCGACTCGCGTCGGGAAGAGCCGAACGCGGGAGGTCTCGTCGGGACGAGCGCCGGCCGCTGTCGCGCGCCGTTCGTCTCTCGCCTCGACGGCGCGCACGAGAAACGGCCCGCCGGGCGCTACCAGCTCGTGAAGCCGCTCGGCGTGCGCGACACCGGCCTCGCGATCCCCGTCTACGACATCGAGGTCGACTGCCCCACGCACAGCTTCGTCGCGAACAACGCGATCGTGCACAACTCGATCTGCACGACGCGGGTCGTCGCCGGCGTGGGTGTACCGCAGGTCACCGCCGTGTACGACTGCGCCGAAGTCGCGATCCGGCACGGCGTCCCGGTGATCGCGGACGGCGGCATCACCTCGTCGGGTGACGTGGCGAAGGCGATCGCCGCCGGCGCGGACACGGTCATGCTCGGCTCGATGCTCGCGGGTACCGACGAGTCGCCCGGCGACGTCATCCTCGTGCAGGGCGAGCGCTTCAAGGAGTACCGCGGCATGGGCTCGCTCGGTGCGATGAAGGCCCGCTCGTTCTCGAAGGACCGCTACTTCCAGGGCGACGTCGAGGACGTCGACAAGCTCGTGCCGGAGGGGATCGAGGGCCGCGTGCCCTACAAGGGCCCGCTGGCGCCGATCGTCTACCAGCTCGTCGGCGGCCTGCGCCAGGCGATGGGCTACTGCGGGGCGCCCACCATCGAGGCGATGAAGACCGCGAGCCGTTTCGTGCGCATCACGGGTGCCGGCCTGCGCGAGAGCCACCCGCACGACGTCACGATCAGCAAGGACGCCCCGAACTACCGCCGTGGCTGA
- a CDS encoding 1-phosphofructokinase family hexose kinase — MIVTVTLNAALDRSLTVPIFKLGHRHRASSVLVLAGGKGINVARALKRLDVPVVATGLAGGRNGTRIVEELTAEAILNDFVRIREESRTSTAVVDPTSGTYTEINEWGPKVSPGELEMLLEKLRYLARGASMVVFAGSLPRGVDEDFYADAVRELSRLGVRVVLDAEGEPLRRGIEAEPWLVSPNQHEAEQLVGQELEDDEDFVMALDAIAEMGARNVHITMEAGCFALVREDRQVRRYHAIAPQLEPVSVLGAGDALLARWLAAQREERPADEALRLAVGAGSASVLEVGAGRFDPREAARLAALVEVHELAAVAP; from the coding sequence GTGATCGTCACCGTCACTCTCAACGCCGCGCTCGACCGCTCGCTCACCGTTCCGATCTTCAAGCTCGGGCACCGGCACCGGGCGAGCTCCGTGCTCGTCCTGGCCGGCGGCAAGGGCATCAACGTGGCGCGCGCGTTGAAGCGGCTCGACGTTCCCGTCGTCGCCACGGGGCTCGCCGGCGGCCGCAACGGCACGCGCATCGTCGAGGAGTTGACCGCGGAGGCGATCCTCAACGACTTCGTCCGCATCCGCGAGGAGTCGCGCACGTCGACGGCCGTCGTCGACCCGACGTCGGGCACGTACACGGAGATCAACGAGTGGGGGCCGAAGGTGTCGCCGGGGGAGCTCGAGATGCTGCTCGAGAAGCTGCGCTATCTCGCGCGCGGCGCCTCGATGGTCGTGTTTGCCGGTTCGCTGCCGCGCGGCGTCGACGAGGACTTCTACGCCGACGCGGTGCGTGAGCTGTCGCGTCTCGGCGTGCGCGTCGTCCTCGACGCCGAGGGCGAGCCGCTGCGGCGCGGGATCGAGGCGGAGCCCTGGCTCGTGTCGCCGAACCAGCACGAGGCCGAGCAGCTCGTCGGCCAGGAGCTCGAGGACGACGAGGATTTCGTGATGGCGCTCGACGCGATCGCCGAGATGGGTGCGCGCAACGTCCACATCACGATGGAGGCCGGCTGCTTCGCGCTCGTGCGCGAGGACCGGCAGGTGCGGCGCTACCACGCGATCGCGCCGCAGCTCGAGCCCGTCTCGGTGCTCGGAGCGGGCGATGCGCTGCTCGCCCGCTGGCTCGCGGCGCAGCGCGAGGAGCGGCCGGCGGACGAGGCGCTGCGACTTGCGGTCGGCGCCGGCTCGGCGTCGGTGCTCGAGGTGGGGGCGGGCCGCTTCGACCCCAGGGAGGCCGCACGCCTCGCCGCGCTCGTCGAGGTGCACGAGCTCGCCGCCGTCGCGCCGTAG
- a CDS encoding exonuclease domain-containing protein yields MQLRFDAADTLVDLIAARGGPVPAVEAARALFALASAPAAIARSLLDEIVVGDARLAWHGAAVGAALPASSDVPLERASFVVFDLETTGLSAATCRIVEIGAQRVVALEAGATFETLVDPGASLPPAISALTGIGAAELRGAPGPDLALRRFLAFAGDAVLVAHNARFDMAFLDRAVERLTGRRVAAPVVDTVWLARRLLGARTRRFGLGALARFFGTSVEPCHRALADACATAEILLALVGLAQERGARTVADLVELSAPRARRLHSRRALVAAAPTTPGVYVFRDKHGQALYVGRARNLRARLRSYFSGDRQRPAVEAALGAVERIDWHEHGSELEAALEELRLLRALRPPANARSTRPDRHVYLRRRGGGWVCGGERTAYGPIASRSLARRAARALAGFAGDDLGAALPPLRARLLRLAREQRYEDAARLRDRIDALEQVACAVAELERLRGLRICILAPAREPGLVRAFFVAAGRVVDSRALPPGGGAALEIAAGLAAADAAVPSLAPEDADELLLVAATLRRRPPELRVVPLDAASIRSAVQGVAFAA; encoded by the coding sequence ATGCAGCTCCGCTTCGACGCCGCCGACACGCTCGTCGACCTGATCGCGGCGCGGGGCGGCCCGGTTCCCGCTGTCGAGGCGGCGCGCGCGCTGTTCGCGCTCGCGTCGGCGCCGGCGGCGATCGCCCGCTCGCTGCTGGACGAGATCGTCGTCGGAGACGCGCGCCTCGCCTGGCACGGGGCGGCCGTCGGCGCAGCGCTGCCGGCGAGCTCCGATGTCCCGCTCGAGCGGGCGTCGTTCGTCGTCTTCGACCTCGAGACGACGGGGCTGTCGGCGGCCACGTGCCGCATCGTCGAGATCGGCGCCCAGCGCGTCGTCGCCCTCGAGGCGGGCGCCACGTTCGAGACGCTCGTCGACCCGGGCGCGTCGCTGCCGCCCGCGATCAGCGCGCTCACGGGGATCGGGGCGGCCGAGCTTCGCGGCGCGCCGGGCCCCGACCTCGCGCTGCGCCGCTTCCTCGCGTTCGCCGGCGACGCGGTGCTCGTCGCGCACAACGCGCGCTTCGACATGGCCTTCCTCGACCGCGCCGTGGAGCGCCTGACCGGCCGCCGCGTCGCCGCCCCCGTCGTCGACACCGTCTGGCTCGCGCGACGCCTGCTCGGCGCGCGCACGCGGCGGTTCGGCCTCGGCGCGCTCGCCCGCTTCTTCGGGACGAGCGTCGAGCCGTGTCACCGGGCGCTCGCCGACGCCTGCGCGACCGCCGAGATCCTGCTCGCGCTCGTCGGGCTCGCGCAGGAGCGCGGCGCCCGCACCGTCGCCGACCTCGTCGAGCTGTCCGCGCCTCGCGCCCGGCGCCTGCACTCCAGGCGGGCGCTCGTCGCGGCGGCGCCGACCACCCCCGGTGTGTACGTGTTTCGCGACAAGCACGGCCAGGCGCTGTACGTCGGGCGCGCACGGAACCTGCGGGCGCGCCTGCGCTCGTACTTCTCGGGCGACCGGCAGCGCCCGGCCGTGGAAGCCGCCCTCGGCGCGGTCGAGCGCATCGACTGGCACGAGCACGGCAGCGAGCTCGAGGCGGCGCTGGAGGAGCTGCGGCTCCTGCGCGCGCTGCGCCCGCCGGCGAACGCGCGCAGCACGCGTCCCGACCGGCACGTGTACCTGCGCCGGCGCGGCGGCGGCTGGGTCTGCGGCGGCGAGCGGACGGCGTACGGGCCGATCGCGAGCCGGAGCCTCGCGCGGCGCGCGGCGCGGGCGCTCGCGGGCTTCGCGGGCGACGACCTCGGCGCCGCCCTGCCGCCGCTGCGGGCCCGCCTTCTCCGCCTCGCACGGGAGCAGCGCTACGAGGACGCCGCCCGCCTGCGCGATCGCATCGATGCGCTCGAGCAGGTCGCTTGCGCGGTCGCGGAGCTCGAGCGGCTGCGCGGGCTGCGCATCTGCATCCTCGCGCCCGCGCGCGAGCCGGGCCTCGTGCGCGCGTTCTTCGTCGCGGCCGGCCGTGTCGTCGACAGCCGGGCGCTGCCGCCGGGCGGGGGCGCCGCGCTCGAGATCGCCGCCGGCCTGGCCGCGGCGGACGCGGCCGTCCCGTCGCTCGCGCCGGAGGACGCCGACGAGCTCCTCCTCGTCGCTGCGACGCTGCGCAGGCGGCCGCCGGAGCTGCGTGTGGTGCCCCTCGACGCGGCGTCGATACGGTCGGCCGTGCAGGGGGTAGCCTTCGCTGCGTGA
- the guaA gene encoding glutamine-hydrolyzing GMP synthase, whose product MIPPPAPERGPEERPVLVIDFGGQYSQLIARRVREARVYSELVSHRIGPDEIRARNPLALVLSGGPASVYAEGAPQMDARNLELGIPTLGICYGMQLMARQLGGTVESNDVSEYGKAEAALGESPLFHDLPPEQTVWMSHRDSVTAAPPGARVTASSPSTPIAAFEDAGRGLYGVQFHPEVVHTPHGQDMLENFLYDVAGAPPVWTPAAVIEEQVERIRAQVGKEKVICGLSGGVDSAVAALLVHKAVGDQLTCVFVDHGLLRHNEAEQVVETFGGHFRVPLVHVRAQERFLTRLSGVTDPEAKRMIVGEEFIRVFEEEAAGLGDVRFLVQGTLYSDVIESGGGEGGVAAKIKSHHNVGGLPDDMEMELVEPLRLLFKDEVRRVGEELGLPQRMVWRQPFPGPGLAIRIVGDVTLERLEILRAADAILQEEIRRAGLYRDLWQSFAVLPAIRSVGVQGDERTYAYPIVIRAVTSEDAMTADWARIPYDVLETISSRIINEVQGVNRVALDLSSKPPATIEWE is encoded by the coding sequence GTGATCCCGCCGCCGGCTCCCGAGCGGGGGCCCGAGGAGCGCCCGGTGCTCGTGATCGACTTCGGCGGCCAGTACAGCCAGCTGATCGCGCGCCGGGTGCGCGAGGCGCGCGTCTACTCCGAGCTCGTCAGCCACCGCATCGGCCCCGACGAGATTCGCGCGCGCAACCCGCTCGCGCTCGTGCTGTCGGGCGGGCCCGCGTCGGTGTACGCCGAGGGAGCGCCGCAGATGGACGCGCGCAACCTCGAGCTCGGCATCCCCACGCTCGGCATCTGCTACGGCATGCAGCTGATGGCACGGCAGCTCGGCGGCACGGTCGAGTCGAACGACGTCTCCGAGTACGGAAAGGCGGAAGCGGCGCTCGGCGAGTCGCCGCTGTTCCACGACCTGCCGCCCGAGCAGACCGTGTGGATGAGCCACCGCGATTCGGTCACGGCCGCGCCGCCGGGCGCGCGCGTCACCGCCTCGTCGCCGTCCACGCCCATCGCCGCCTTCGAGGACGCCGGGCGTGGGCTCTACGGCGTGCAGTTCCACCCGGAGGTGGTGCACACGCCGCACGGGCAGGACATGCTCGAGAACTTCCTCTACGACGTCGCCGGCGCACCGCCCGTGTGGACGCCCGCGGCCGTGATCGAGGAGCAGGTCGAGCGCATCCGCGCCCAGGTGGGGAAGGAGAAGGTCATCTGCGGGCTGTCGGGCGGCGTCGACTCCGCCGTTGCGGCGCTGCTCGTGCACAAGGCGGTCGGCGACCAGCTCACCTGCGTCTTCGTCGACCACGGCCTCCTGCGCCACAACGAGGCGGAGCAGGTGGTCGAGACGTTCGGCGGCCATTTCCGCGTCCCACTCGTGCACGTGCGGGCGCAGGAGCGCTTCCTCACCCGGCTCTCCGGCGTCACCGACCCGGAGGCCAAGCGGATGATCGTGGGCGAGGAGTTCATCCGCGTGTTCGAGGAGGAGGCGGCCGGCCTCGGCGATGTGCGCTTCCTCGTGCAGGGGACGCTGTACTCGGACGTGATCGAGTCCGGAGGCGGGGAGGGCGGTGTCGCCGCGAAGATCAAGTCCCACCACAACGTGGGCGGCCTGCCCGACGACATGGAGATGGAGCTCGTCGAGCCGCTGCGGCTGCTGTTCAAGGACGAGGTGCGGCGGGTGGGCGAGGAGCTCGGCCTGCCGCAGCGCATGGTGTGGCGGCAGCCGTTCCCCGGCCCCGGACTCGCGATCCGCATCGTCGGGGACGTCACCCTGGAGCGGCTCGAGATCCTGCGCGCGGCCGACGCGATCCTCCAGGAGGAGATCCGGCGCGCCGGCCTCTACCGCGACCTCTGGCAGAGCTTCGCCGTGCTGCCGGCGATCAGGTCGGTGGGCGTGCAGGGTGACGAGCGCACCTACGCGTACCCCATCGTGATCCGCGCCGTCACCTCCGAGGACGCGATGACGGCGGACTGGGCGCGCATCCCGTACGACGTGCTGGAGACGATCTCGAGCCGGATCATCAACGAGGTGCAGGGCGTCAACCGCGTCGCCCTCGACCTCTCGTCGAAGCCGCCCGCGACGATCGAATGGGAGTGA
- a CDS encoding LysM peptidoglycan-binding domain-containing protein — translation MARVAAPAAFLLAVTVAVLLVRSGLRAGERPAGSSGAVVAPAGGQTVSVRAGDTLERIAARHGTSVAELLRLNPGIDPIGLRAGRRIRVK, via the coding sequence GTGGCACGGGTGGCGGCGCCGGCGGCCTTCCTGCTCGCCGTCACGGTGGCGGTCCTGCTCGTGCGCTCCGGGCTGCGGGCCGGCGAGCGGCCGGCCGGATCGAGCGGCGCCGTCGTCGCGCCCGCGGGCGGGCAGACCGTGAGCGTGCGCGCCGGTGACACGCTCGAGCGGATCGCGGCGCGCCACGGCACCTCCGTGGCCGAGCTGCTGCGCCTCAACCCCGGCATCGACCCGATCGGCCTGCGGGCCGGCCGGCGGATCCGGGTCAAGTAG
- a CDS encoding ABC transporter ATP-binding protein → MLRIAGARVVFAGRAAVDDVDLEVGRGETTAVLGPSGCGKSTLLRAVAGLQRLDGGTVHIDGQDVTSVPAHRRGVGLMFQDDALFPHRDVAGNIAFGLRMAGASDAAAARRVAELLDLVGLAGLERRRVATLSGGERKRVALARALAPAPRVLLLDEPLGALDRPLHDRLLEELRAVFSALGLTVVYVTHDAGEAFAVGHRVAVMRAGRVVQVAQPDTLWSQPADAWVARFLGLANVEEDGSVVRVTRPEAVRLVADPAGGAVVSAVERDGPLVRLRAQLDDGRAIEAAATGVDHPAPGERVRVDIDPAGVVEIPRA, encoded by the coding sequence ATGCTCCGCATCGCAGGCGCGCGGGTCGTCTTCGCCGGGCGCGCCGCCGTCGACGACGTCGATCTCGAGGTCGGGCGCGGCGAGACGACGGCGGTGCTCGGGCCGAGCGGCTGCGGGAAGTCGACGCTGCTGCGCGCCGTGGCCGGCCTCCAGCGGCTCGACGGCGGCACCGTGCACATCGACGGGCAGGACGTCACGAGCGTGCCCGCGCACCGCCGCGGCGTCGGGCTGATGTTCCAGGACGACGCCCTCTTCCCGCACCGCGACGTCGCGGGGAACATCGCGTTCGGCCTCCGCATGGCCGGCGCGAGCGACGCCGCCGCGGCGCGCCGCGTCGCCGAGCTGCTCGACCTCGTCGGGCTCGCCGGGCTCGAGCGGCGCCGGGTGGCGACGCTCTCGGGCGGCGAGCGCAAGCGCGTCGCGCTCGCGCGGGCACTCGCCCCCGCCCCGCGCGTGCTGCTGCTCGACGAGCCGCTCGGCGCCCTCGACCGCCCGCTGCACGACCGGCTGCTCGAGGAGCTGCGCGCCGTGTTCTCCGCGCTCGGCCTCACGGTCGTCTACGTGACGCACGACGCCGGCGAGGCGTTTGCCGTCGGACACCGGGTGGCCGTGATGCGCGCGGGCCGTGTCGTCCAGGTCGCGCAGCCGGACACGCTGTGGTCGCAGCCCGCCGACGCGTGGGTCGCCCGCTTCCTCGGGCTCGCGAACGTCGAGGAGGACGGCTCCGTCGTCCGCGTCACCCGGCCGGAGGCCGTGCGGCTCGTCGCCGACCCGGCGGGAGGAGCGGTCGTCTCCGCGGTGGAGCGAGACGGCCCGCTCGTACGGCTGCGCGCGCAGCTCGACGACGGGCGCGCGATCGAGGCGGCGGCGACGGGCGTCGACCACCCCGCGCCGGGCGAGCGCGTCCGCGTCGACATCGACCCGGCGGGGGTGGTCGAGATCCCGCGCGCATAG
- the pyrF gene encoding orotidine-5'-phosphate decarboxylase, producing MTVPPDDAAAPVVAFSDRVADAVERKRTQLVVGLDPRIDLLPMELRGEAVLGRPSAAAALERFCKGIVDAVAPYAVAVKPQAAFFEALGADGWAALEAVCAYASGAGLLVIADGKRGDIGSTARAYAAAFLEPRGSEPRLADALTVNPYLGSDSMDPFLAACRRHGAGVFVLVRTSNRGGRDIQDAILSDGTPVWRHVAGLVREWGEDMLGERGMSSVGAVVGATVPRAIGEARRAMPQAIILLPGVGAQGATPADVARAFTSGPASALVNASRSVIYAYRESDDDWRAAAGAEAARLAAEIWAAAGW from the coding sequence GTGACCGTCCCCCCCGACGATGCGGCCGCCCCCGTCGTCGCGTTCTCCGATCGCGTCGCCGACGCCGTCGAGCGCAAGCGCACGCAGCTCGTGGTCGGCCTCGACCCGCGCATCGATCTGCTGCCGATGGAGCTGCGCGGAGAGGCGGTGCTGGGCCGGCCGTCGGCCGCGGCTGCGCTGGAGCGGTTCTGCAAGGGCATCGTCGACGCGGTCGCCCCGTACGCGGTCGCCGTGAAGCCGCAGGCGGCGTTCTTCGAGGCGCTCGGCGCGGACGGATGGGCGGCGCTCGAGGCGGTGTGCGCCTACGCCTCGGGAGCGGGCCTGCTCGTCATCGCCGACGGCAAGCGCGGCGACATCGGGTCGACGGCGCGCGCCTACGCGGCGGCGTTCCTCGAGCCGCGCGGCAGCGAGCCGCGGCTCGCCGACGCCCTCACCGTCAATCCGTATCTCGGCAGCGACTCGATGGACCCGTTTCTCGCCGCCTGCCGCCGCCACGGCGCCGGCGTGTTCGTGCTCGTGCGCACGTCGAACAGGGGCGGGCGCGACATCCAGGACGCGATCCTCTCCGACGGCACGCCGGTGTGGCGCCACGTCGCAGGGCTCGTGCGCGAGTGGGGAGAGGACATGCTCGGCGAGCGGGGCATGTCGAGCGTCGGCGCGGTCGTCGGTGCGACGGTGCCCCGGGCGATCGGCGAGGCGCGCCGCGCGATGCCGCAGGCGATCATCCTGCTTCCCGGCGTCGGGGCGCAGGGGGCGACGCCGGCCGACGTCGCCCGCGCCTTCACGAGCGGCCCGGCGAGCGCCCTCGTGAATGCGTCGCGCTCGGTCATCTACGCCTACCGCGAGAGCGACGACGACTGGCGCGCCGCCGCCGGGGCCGAGGCGGCCCGCCTCGCCGCCGAGATCTGGGCGGCGGCGGGCTGGTAG
- a CDS encoding D-alanyl-D-alanine carboxypeptidase family protein produces MRRAFLVALVAAAALGAPAAAAPPAVQAQAYFVRGSDGATLAARAPDARRPLASITKLMTVLVALERVRLDEVVTVSPRAARIGESTISLRPGERISVRDLAIAALVPSANDAATALAAYAGGGSIPRFVMLMNRKARQLGLRNTHFANPHGLDQKGHYSSARDTVALLDAALRNPFIRTWSTRTRATIAGGRTVESTDGLLGRLPLVAAKTGHTSGAGWSQVAAVQQGDVRITAAVLGSPGEDERDADLEALLRWGLAQYRGVRAVDRARTYALAATGYGLPPVRVVAARTIVRTIRVGQPLVERVVAPTALALPVAAGAPVGEVRVYDGRRLVARAPLVAERAAAAPTLSGKVRWYARRTVHHLLRLVS; encoded by the coding sequence ATGCGCAGGGCATTCCTCGTCGCCCTCGTCGCCGCGGCCGCGCTCGGCGCGCCCGCCGCCGCCGCGCCCCCCGCGGTGCAGGCGCAGGCGTACTTCGTCCGCGGCAGCGACGGAGCCACGCTGGCCGCGCGCGCTCCCGACGCGCGCCGTCCGCTCGCGAGCATCACGAAGCTGATGACGGTGCTCGTGGCGCTCGAGCGCGTGCGGCTCGACGAGGTCGTGACCGTCTCCCCGCGGGCGGCGCGCATCGGCGAGTCGACGATCTCCCTGCGCCCGGGCGAGCGCATCAGCGTCCGCGACCTCGCCATCGCCGCGCTCGTGCCGAGTGCCAACGACGCCGCCACCGCGCTCGCCGCCTATGCCGGCGGCGGCTCGATCCCGCGTTTCGTGATGTTGATGAACCGGAAGGCACGGCAGCTCGGGCTGCGCAACACGCACTTCGCCAACCCGCACGGTCTCGACCAGAAGGGTCACTACTCGAGCGCCCGCGACACGGTGGCGCTGCTCGACGCCGCGCTGCGCAACCCGTTCATCCGCACATGGTCGACGCGGACGCGGGCCACCATCGCCGGCGGACGCACCGTCGAGTCGACCGACGGCCTGCTCGGGCGGCTCCCGCTCGTCGCTGCGAAGACCGGCCACACGAGCGGCGCCGGCTGGTCTCAGGTGGCGGCGGTGCAGCAGGGCGACGTGCGCATCACCGCGGCCGTGCTCGGGTCGCCCGGCGAGGACGAGCGCGACGCCGACCTCGAGGCGCTGCTGCGCTGGGGGCTCGCGCAGTACAGGGGCGTGCGCGCGGTCGACCGCGCGCGCACCTACGCGCTCGCGGCGACCGGCTACGGCCTGCCGCCGGTGCGCGTCGTCGCCGCGCGTACGATCGTGCGCACCATCCGCGTCGGACAGCCGCTCGTCGAGCGCGTCGTCGCGCCGACCGCGCTCGCGCTCCCCGTCGCCGCCGGCGCTCCCGTCGGCGAGGTGCGGGTGTACGACGGGCGTCGCCTCGTCGCCCGTGCGCCCCTCGTCGCGGAGCGCGCCGCCGCGGCACCCACCCTTTCGGGCAAGGTTCGCTGGTATGCCCGACGCACCGTCCACCATCTCCTCAGGCTCGTCTCGTAG